In the Candidatus Poribacteria bacterium genome, ACAGTTATGTCTCGTAGGTTTTCCTTTGAAGCGCAGTGCGAAAAATAGACCCAACGACCAAGTCTGAAACGAAGCGGAAGGGTTTTGCTTGGACGTTTCCTCAATTTATTCAACTCGAAAGCGAAGAATGCTAAGTCTCAAACCACGATACTTATCCGCAAGGGAAAATTAAAATGCGTATGAAACTCACATTCAACTCCATCTTCATGATGGGCATAATTTGTCTGTTAGCCTTAAGCGTATGGCAAATGCCAACTGCCTTTTCAGATGAAGCCTTTTCAAATAAGGGTGGGCAGGTTTCGCTTGAGGTGGCAGTCCAAACAGCGCTGCACGAAAACCCGGATATCAACGCGATCCGTGAAAAACTTAAAGTTGCCCGCGCTCGAATTGAGGGCATCGCGTTGTTTGATAATCCCAAATTGGAAACTGAATTCGCTGGGGGGATAGACGGCGATCAAGGCCTCGAACTCACCCAATCGTTTCAACTCGGTGGACAGCGAGGACATCAAAGACGGATTGCGAAGATCCATCTCGAAAAGGTAAACGCTGAACTTGCCGAAGCGTCTCGCTTGCTTACGAAATTAGTAAAGATAGCCTTCTATGAGTTGGCACTTGTCCAAGAAAAACTTAAGTTAGCGAAAGAGGTTATCGAACACAGCAAACAGATGTCCGATATTGCACAGTTTCGGTATGAAACTGGCGATATTTCGGTAACACAGGCAAATTTGGCAAATATTCAACTACAATCGGCACTGCGCGAAGTGGTAAAGTTAGAAGGTGAATTACAGTTGGCACAACTTGCACTGAATGCTTTAATGGGCGCCCTGCTTGAAACGGTGCGTATCGCTGTCGGTGGTTTTCCAGACGCTTCAACAAGTTTTGGAAACCCACAAGCGACAGCCAAAATATCACCAAATGCTATTTCAGAATTGACGCTTGATGCCTTGAAAACACAGGCACTCGCGCGTCGTAACGATCTAAAATCGGTTCAATTAAACGCCGAGTTAACTGAAAACGAACTCCGACTCGCAAAAGCCGAGAACATTCCCGATTTAAGTGTCGGTGCGCTTGTCCAACGCACCAGCGGAGAGAATCAAATCGGCGTGAAATTGACGGTCCCGTTGCCATTCTTCGATCGGAATCGTGTTGAGATTAATGCGGCAAAAGCGCAGCAGCAGGTAGATGCTATCGAAATAAGCAGTCAAGAACGACAAATTAGCCAAGAGGTAATGGCAGCGTTCCTCTCTCTCAAGACCGCGCAAAAAACGCTCAAGTTTTATGAAGGTGGTTCAGTAAAATTACTCAATGAAAATCTCAAACTGACGCGGGCTGCCTACGAATTGGGCGAAGCAAAACTCTTGGAAGTTATTTTGATGCAGAATGAATTTGTCGAAATGCGATTTGCTTACCTTGAAGCACTCGCAGCGTACTATAAGTCCCTGGCTCAACTTGAAGCGACTATAGATACATCCGTCGAATTACTGCCATAGAAGCGCGGTAGAATAGATTGATACTATGCGGCATGTCCCGATGATTTGGACAATACAAGGAGAAACCAAAATGTTACGTTATTCTCATTTTTCGCTATTTTTTTCAATTGTTGTTATTGCGATAGTAGGCTTGGTTCCGCTAAACCTCACGTCTACGCTAACTTGGGCTGACGGCACAACTGACGACGGGCATCAATCGGATGACGAGCGTGCTGATCATACGCACAGCCAAGGAAATACGATAACGCTTACTGACAAAGCAAAAGCCAACATCGGTTTGAGGACTGCTGAAGTTGATGTCCGCTCCATTGAAACGATTGTACACGTTCACGGCAATGTAATGGCGCATCCCGAATACCAAGCAGTCGCCACACCCCGAATCAGCGGTATCGTGAAACGCATCCATTCCAGTGTTGGTG is a window encoding:
- a CDS encoding TolC family protein encodes the protein MRMKLTFNSIFMMGIICLLALSVWQMPTAFSDEAFSNKGGQVSLEVAVQTALHENPDINAIREKLKVARARIEGIALFDNPKLETEFAGGIDGDQGLELTQSFQLGGQRGHQRRIAKIHLEKVNAELAEASRLLTKLVKIAFYELALVQEKLKLAKEVIEHSKQMSDIAQFRYETGDISVTQANLANIQLQSALREVVKLEGELQLAQLALNALMGALLETVRIAVGGFPDASTSFGNPQATAKISPNAISELTLDALKTQALARRNDLKSVQLNAELTENELRLAKAENIPDLSVGALVQRTSGENQIGVKLTVPLPFFDRNRVEINAAKAQQQVDAIEISSQERQISQEVMAAFLSLKTAQKTLKFYEGGSVKLLNENLKLTRAAYELGEAKLLEVILMQNEFVEMRFAYLEALAAYYKSLAQLEATIDTSVELLP